In one Diceros bicornis minor isolate mBicDic1 chromosome 2, mDicBic1.mat.cur, whole genome shotgun sequence genomic region, the following are encoded:
- the MST1 gene encoding hepatocyte growth factor-like protein isoform X5 gives MVANCCHGPSTHPIHGCSVLGTVISSKRKTMCGPASRTMVSSTGAPWPSPRVAYPASTGATGSPMTTSTRPHSVMAWRRTSAATPTETREVPGATRQTLPCASRAAASSPAGRPLAFGAMARITAAQWTAPSQDASVSAGTCSARTPTPLSRASPAIAPRFLDKDLDDNYCRNPDGSERPWCYTTDPQMEREFCDLPFCGSEAQPRQEDTTFNCFRGKGEGYRGTANTTAAGVPCQRWDAQNPHQHRFAPEKYACKDLRENFCRNPDGSEAPWCFTSRPGMRVAFCYQIRRCTDDVRPEDCYHGAGELYRGSVSKTHKGVTCQRWSAETPHKPQFTPTSVPHAQLEENFCRNPDGDSHGPWCYTTDPGTPFDYCALRRCDDDEPLSILEPPDQVLFEKCGKRVDQRHSKLRVVGGQPGNSPWTVSLRNRQGQHFCGGSLVKEQWVLTARQCFSSCHVPLTGYEVWLGTLFQNPQPGEPGLQRVPVAKVVCGPSGSQLVLLKLERPVALSQRVALICLPPERYVVPPGTKCEIAGWGETKGKSPVQGHGLLKARRPSLGSYPKALSLIPFTVGTGDNVVLNVASLNVISNQECNVKHRGRVRESEMCTEGLLAPVGACEGDYGGPLACFTHDCWVLEGIIIPNRVCARPHWPAIFTRVSVFADWIHKVMRLG, from the exons ATGGTTGCCAACTGCTGCCATGGACCCAGCACTCACCCCATACACGGCTGCAGCGTTCTGGGCACTGTGATCTCTTCCAAAAGAAAG ACTATGTGCGGACCTGCATCACGGACAATGGTGTCAAGTACCGGGGCACCGTGGCCATCACCACGGGTGGCCTACCCTGCCAGCACTGGAGCCACAGGTTCCCCAATGACCACAA GTACACGCCCACACTCCGTAATGGCTTGGAGGAGAACTTCTGCCGCAACCCCGACGGAGACCCGGGAGGTCCCTGGTGCTACACGACAGACCCTGCCGTGCGCTTCCAGAGCTGCGGCATCAAGTCCTGCCGGCAGG CCGCTTGCGTTTGGTGCAATGGCGAGGATTACCGCGGCGCAGTGGACCGCACCGAGTCAGGACGCGAGTGTCAGCGCTGGGACCTGCAGCGCCCGCACGCCCACCCCTTTGAGCCGGGCAA GCCCAGCTATCGCCCCCAGGTTCCTTGACAAAGATCTGGACGACAACTATTGCCGGAATCCGGACGGCTCGGAGCGGCCCTGGTGCTATACCACAGACCCGCAGATGGAGCGAGAGTTCTGCGACCTCCCCTTCTGCG GGTCCGAGGCACAGCCGCGCCAAGAGGACACCACGTTCAACTGCTTCCGCGGGAAGGGGGAGGGCTACCGGGGCACGGCCAACACCACCGCCGCGGGCGTGCCCTGCCAGCGCTGGGACGCGCAGAACCCGCATCAGCATCGCTTTGCGCCCGAGAAATACGCATGCAA GGACCTTCGGGAGAACTTCTGCCGTAACCCCGATGGCTCGGAGGCGCCCTGGTGCTTCACATCGCGGCCTGGCATGCGCGTGGCCTTCTGCTACCAGATCCGGCGCTGCACCGACGACGTGCGGCCTGAGG ACTGCTACCACGGCGCGGGGGAGCTGTATCGCGGCTCGGTCAGCAAGACCCACAAGGGTGTAACGTGCCAGCGCTGGTCCGCGGAGACGCCGCACAAGCCGCA GTTCACGCCCACCTCCGTGCCACACGCCCAGCTGGAAGAGAACTTCTGCCGGAACCCGGACGGGGATAGCCATGGGCCCTGGTGCTACACTACGGACCCGGGAACTCCATTCGACTACTGTGCACTGCGGCGCTGCG ATGATGACGAACCACTGTCCATCTTGGAGCCCCCAG ACCAGGTGCTGTTTGAGAAGTGTGGCAAGAGAGTGGATCAGCGGCACTCCAAGCTGCGTGTggtagggggccagcctgggaaCTCACCCTGGACAGTCAGCTTGCGCAACCG GCAGGGCCAGCATTTCTGCGGGGGGTCCCTAGTGAAGGAGCAGTGGGTACTGACCGCCCGGCAGTGCTTCTCCTCCTG CCATGTGCCTCTCACGGGCTATGAGGTGTGGCTGGGCACCCTATTCCAGAACCCGCAGCCGGGGGAGCCAGGCCTGCAGCGGGTCCCAGTGGCCAAGGTGGTGTGTGGGCCCTCAGGCTCCCAGCTTGTCTTGCTCAAGCTGGAGAG ACCTGTGGCCCTGAGCCAGCGCGTGGCCCTGATCTGCCTGCCTCCAGAGCGGTACGTGGTGCCTCCAGGCACCAAATGTGAGATTGCAGGCTGGGGTGAGACCAAAGGTAAGAGTCCAGTACAGGGGCATGGATTGCTAAAGGCCAGGAGGCCCAGCCTTGGGTCCTATCCAAAGGCCCTCTCTCTCATTCCCTTCACTGTAGGTACAGGGGACAATGTGGTCCTAAACGTAGCCTCGCTGAATGTCATCTCCAACCAGGAATGTAATGTCAAGCACCGAGGACGTGTACGCGAGAGTGAGATGTGCACTGAGGGACTGTTGGCCCCTGTGGGTGCCTGTGAG GGTGACTACGGGGGCCCGCTTGCCTGCTTTACCCATGACTGCTGGGTCCTGGAGGGAATTATAATCCCCAACCGAGTGTGCGCACGGCCCCACTGGCCAGCCATCTTCACGCGTGTCTCTGTGTTTGCGGACTGGATTCACAAGGTCATGCGGCTGGGCTAG
- the MST1 gene encoding hepatocyte growth factor-like protein isoform X2, which translates to MHAHPTGQRSPLNDFQVLRGTELQHLLHGVGPRSWQEDVADAEGCAGHCVPLLDCRAFHYNVSSHGCQLLPWTQHSPHTRLQRSGHCDLFQKKDYVRTCITDNGVKYRGTVAITTGGLPCQHWSHRFPNDHKYTPTLRNGLEENFCRNPDGDPGGPWCYTTDPAVRFQSCGIKSCRQAACVWCNGEDYRGAVDRTESGRECQRWDLQRPHAHPFEPGKFLDKDLDDNYCRNPDGSERPWCYTTDPQMEREFCDLPFCGSEAQPRQEDTTFNCFRGKGEGYRGTANTTAAGVPCQRWDAQNPHQHRFAPEKYACKDLRENFCRNPDGSEAPWCFTSRPGMRVAFCYQIRRCTDDVRPEDCYHGAGELYRGSVSKTHKGVTCQRWSAETPHKPQFTPTSVPHAQLEENFCRNPDGDSHGPWCYTTDPGTPFDYCALRRCDDDEPLSILEPPDQVLFEKCGKRVDQRHSKLRVVGGQPGNSPWTVSLRNRQGQHFCGGSLVKEQWVLTARQCFSSCHVPLTGYEVWLGTLFQNPQPGEPGLQRVPVAKVVCGPSGSQLVLLKLERPVALSQRVALICLPPERYVVPPGTKCEIAGWGETKGKSPVQGHGLLKARRPSLGSYPKALSLIPFTVGTGDNVVLNVASLNVISNQECNVKHRGRVRESEMCTEGLLAPVGACEGDYGGPLACFTHDCWVLEGIIIPNRVCARPHWPAIFTRVSVFADWIHKVMRLG; encoded by the exons ATGCATGCCCACCCCACAGGGCAGCGCTCGCCCTTGAATGACTTCCAGGTGCTCCGGGGTACAGAGCTGCAACACCTGCTACATGGAGTGGGGCCCAGGTCTTGGCAAGAAGATGTGGCAGATGCTGAGGGGTGTGCAGGGCATTGTGTGCCCCTACTGGACTGCAG ggccttcCACTACAACGTGAGCAGCCATGGTTGCCAACTGCTGCCATGGACCCAGCACTCACCCCATACACGGCTGCAGCGTTCTGGGCACTGTGATCTCTTCCAAAAGAAAG ACTATGTGCGGACCTGCATCACGGACAATGGTGTCAAGTACCGGGGCACCGTGGCCATCACCACGGGTGGCCTACCCTGCCAGCACTGGAGCCACAGGTTCCCCAATGACCACAA GTACACGCCCACACTCCGTAATGGCTTGGAGGAGAACTTCTGCCGCAACCCCGACGGAGACCCGGGAGGTCCCTGGTGCTACACGACAGACCCTGCCGTGCGCTTCCAGAGCTGCGGCATCAAGTCCTGCCGGCAGG CCGCTTGCGTTTGGTGCAATGGCGAGGATTACCGCGGCGCAGTGGACCGCACCGAGTCAGGACGCGAGTGTCAGCGCTGGGACCTGCAGCGCCCGCACGCCCACCCCTTTGAGCCGGGCAA GTTCCTTGACAAAGATCTGGACGACAACTATTGCCGGAATCCGGACGGCTCGGAGCGGCCCTGGTGCTATACCACAGACCCGCAGATGGAGCGAGAGTTCTGCGACCTCCCCTTCTGCG GGTCCGAGGCACAGCCGCGCCAAGAGGACACCACGTTCAACTGCTTCCGCGGGAAGGGGGAGGGCTACCGGGGCACGGCCAACACCACCGCCGCGGGCGTGCCCTGCCAGCGCTGGGACGCGCAGAACCCGCATCAGCATCGCTTTGCGCCCGAGAAATACGCATGCAA GGACCTTCGGGAGAACTTCTGCCGTAACCCCGATGGCTCGGAGGCGCCCTGGTGCTTCACATCGCGGCCTGGCATGCGCGTGGCCTTCTGCTACCAGATCCGGCGCTGCACCGACGACGTGCGGCCTGAGG ACTGCTACCACGGCGCGGGGGAGCTGTATCGCGGCTCGGTCAGCAAGACCCACAAGGGTGTAACGTGCCAGCGCTGGTCCGCGGAGACGCCGCACAAGCCGCA GTTCACGCCCACCTCCGTGCCACACGCCCAGCTGGAAGAGAACTTCTGCCGGAACCCGGACGGGGATAGCCATGGGCCCTGGTGCTACACTACGGACCCGGGAACTCCATTCGACTACTGTGCACTGCGGCGCTGCG ATGATGACGAACCACTGTCCATCTTGGAGCCCCCAG ACCAGGTGCTGTTTGAGAAGTGTGGCAAGAGAGTGGATCAGCGGCACTCCAAGCTGCGTGTggtagggggccagcctgggaaCTCACCCTGGACAGTCAGCTTGCGCAACCG GCAGGGCCAGCATTTCTGCGGGGGGTCCCTAGTGAAGGAGCAGTGGGTACTGACCGCCCGGCAGTGCTTCTCCTCCTG CCATGTGCCTCTCACGGGCTATGAGGTGTGGCTGGGCACCCTATTCCAGAACCCGCAGCCGGGGGAGCCAGGCCTGCAGCGGGTCCCAGTGGCCAAGGTGGTGTGTGGGCCCTCAGGCTCCCAGCTTGTCTTGCTCAAGCTGGAGAG ACCTGTGGCCCTGAGCCAGCGCGTGGCCCTGATCTGCCTGCCTCCAGAGCGGTACGTGGTGCCTCCAGGCACCAAATGTGAGATTGCAGGCTGGGGTGAGACCAAAGGTAAGAGTCCAGTACAGGGGCATGGATTGCTAAAGGCCAGGAGGCCCAGCCTTGGGTCCTATCCAAAGGCCCTCTCTCTCATTCCCTTCACTGTAGGTACAGGGGACAATGTGGTCCTAAACGTAGCCTCGCTGAATGTCATCTCCAACCAGGAATGTAATGTCAAGCACCGAGGACGTGTACGCGAGAGTGAGATGTGCACTGAGGGACTGTTGGCCCCTGTGGGTGCCTGTGAG GGTGACTACGGGGGCCCGCTTGCCTGCTTTACCCATGACTGCTGGGTCCTGGAGGGAATTATAATCCCCAACCGAGTGTGCGCACGGCCCCACTGGCCAGCCATCTTCACGCGTGTCTCTGTGTTTGCGGACTGGATTCACAAGGTCATGCGGCTGGGCTAG
- the MST1 gene encoding hepatocyte growth factor-like protein isoform X3: MTCRTSERPLLPGSLLPVTPTSIQARWVLRGTELQHLLHGVGPRSWQEDVADAEGCAGHCVPLLDCRAFHYNVSSHGCQLLPWTQHSPHTRLQRSGHCDLFQKKDYVRTCITDNGVKYRGTVAITTGGLPCQHWSHRFPNDHKYTPTLRNGLEENFCRNPDGDPGGPWCYTTDPAVRFQSCGIKSCRQAACVWCNGEDYRGAVDRTESGRECQRWDLQRPHAHPFEPGKFLDKDLDDNYCRNPDGSERPWCYTTDPQMEREFCDLPFCGSEAQPRQEDTTFNCFRGKGEGYRGTANTTAAGVPCQRWDAQNPHQHRFAPEKYACKDLRENFCRNPDGSEAPWCFTSRPGMRVAFCYQIRRCTDDVRPEDCYHGAGELYRGSVSKTHKGVTCQRWSAETPHKPQFTPTSVPHAQLEENFCRNPDGDSHGPWCYTTDPGTPFDYCALRRCDDDEPLSILEPPDQVLFEKCGKRVDQRHSKLRVVGGQPGNSPWTVSLRNRQGQHFCGGSLVKEQWVLTARQCFSSCHVPLTGYEVWLGTLFQNPQPGEPGLQRVPVAKVVCGPSGSQLVLLKLERPVALSQRVALICLPPERYVVPPGTKCEIAGWGETKGTGDNVVLNVASLNVISNQECNVKHRGRVRESEMCTEGLLAPVGACEGDYGGPLACFTHDCWVLEGIIIPNRVCARPHWPAIFTRVSVFADWIHKVMRLG, translated from the exons ATGACCTGTAGGACATCTGAAAGGCCACTCCTGCCAGGGTCCCTGCTACCTGTCACTCCCACCTCCATTCAGGCCAGATGG GTGCTCCGGGGTACAGAGCTGCAACACCTGCTACATGGAGTGGGGCCCAGGTCTTGGCAAGAAGATGTGGCAGATGCTGAGGGGTGTGCAGGGCATTGTGTGCCCCTACTGGACTGCAG ggccttcCACTACAACGTGAGCAGCCATGGTTGCCAACTGCTGCCATGGACCCAGCACTCACCCCATACACGGCTGCAGCGTTCTGGGCACTGTGATCTCTTCCAAAAGAAAG ACTATGTGCGGACCTGCATCACGGACAATGGTGTCAAGTACCGGGGCACCGTGGCCATCACCACGGGTGGCCTACCCTGCCAGCACTGGAGCCACAGGTTCCCCAATGACCACAA GTACACGCCCACACTCCGTAATGGCTTGGAGGAGAACTTCTGCCGCAACCCCGACGGAGACCCGGGAGGTCCCTGGTGCTACACGACAGACCCTGCCGTGCGCTTCCAGAGCTGCGGCATCAAGTCCTGCCGGCAGG CCGCTTGCGTTTGGTGCAATGGCGAGGATTACCGCGGCGCAGTGGACCGCACCGAGTCAGGACGCGAGTGTCAGCGCTGGGACCTGCAGCGCCCGCACGCCCACCCCTTTGAGCCGGGCAA GTTCCTTGACAAAGATCTGGACGACAACTATTGCCGGAATCCGGACGGCTCGGAGCGGCCCTGGTGCTATACCACAGACCCGCAGATGGAGCGAGAGTTCTGCGACCTCCCCTTCTGCG GGTCCGAGGCACAGCCGCGCCAAGAGGACACCACGTTCAACTGCTTCCGCGGGAAGGGGGAGGGCTACCGGGGCACGGCCAACACCACCGCCGCGGGCGTGCCCTGCCAGCGCTGGGACGCGCAGAACCCGCATCAGCATCGCTTTGCGCCCGAGAAATACGCATGCAA GGACCTTCGGGAGAACTTCTGCCGTAACCCCGATGGCTCGGAGGCGCCCTGGTGCTTCACATCGCGGCCTGGCATGCGCGTGGCCTTCTGCTACCAGATCCGGCGCTGCACCGACGACGTGCGGCCTGAGG ACTGCTACCACGGCGCGGGGGAGCTGTATCGCGGCTCGGTCAGCAAGACCCACAAGGGTGTAACGTGCCAGCGCTGGTCCGCGGAGACGCCGCACAAGCCGCA GTTCACGCCCACCTCCGTGCCACACGCCCAGCTGGAAGAGAACTTCTGCCGGAACCCGGACGGGGATAGCCATGGGCCCTGGTGCTACACTACGGACCCGGGAACTCCATTCGACTACTGTGCACTGCGGCGCTGCG ATGATGACGAACCACTGTCCATCTTGGAGCCCCCAG ACCAGGTGCTGTTTGAGAAGTGTGGCAAGAGAGTGGATCAGCGGCACTCCAAGCTGCGTGTggtagggggccagcctgggaaCTCACCCTGGACAGTCAGCTTGCGCAACCG GCAGGGCCAGCATTTCTGCGGGGGGTCCCTAGTGAAGGAGCAGTGGGTACTGACCGCCCGGCAGTGCTTCTCCTCCTG CCATGTGCCTCTCACGGGCTATGAGGTGTGGCTGGGCACCCTATTCCAGAACCCGCAGCCGGGGGAGCCAGGCCTGCAGCGGGTCCCAGTGGCCAAGGTGGTGTGTGGGCCCTCAGGCTCCCAGCTTGTCTTGCTCAAGCTGGAGAG ACCTGTGGCCCTGAGCCAGCGCGTGGCCCTGATCTGCCTGCCTCCAGAGCGGTACGTGGTGCCTCCAGGCACCAAATGTGAGATTGCAGGCTGGGGTGAGACCAAAG GTACAGGGGACAATGTGGTCCTAAACGTAGCCTCGCTGAATGTCATCTCCAACCAGGAATGTAATGTCAAGCACCGAGGACGTGTACGCGAGAGTGAGATGTGCACTGAGGGACTGTTGGCCCCTGTGGGTGCCTGTGAG GGTGACTACGGGGGCCCGCTTGCCTGCTTTACCCATGACTGCTGGGTCCTGGAGGGAATTATAATCCCCAACCGAGTGTGCGCACGGCCCCACTGGCCAGCCATCTTCACGCGTGTCTCTGTGTTTGCGGACTGGATTCACAAGGTCATGCGGCTGGGCTAG
- the MST1 gene encoding hepatocyte growth factor-like protein isoform X1, whose product MTCRTSERPLLPGSLLPVTPTSIQARWVLRGTELQHLLHGVGPRSWQEDVADAEGCAGHCVPLLDCRAFHYNVSSHGCQLLPWTQHSPHTRLQRSGHCDLFQKKDYVRTCITDNGVKYRGTVAITTGGLPCQHWSHRFPNDHKYTPTLRNGLEENFCRNPDGDPGGPWCYTTDPAVRFQSCGIKSCRQAACVWCNGEDYRGAVDRTESGRECQRWDLQRPHAHPFEPGKFLDKDLDDNYCRNPDGSERPWCYTTDPQMEREFCDLPFCGSEAQPRQEDTTFNCFRGKGEGYRGTANTTAAGVPCQRWDAQNPHQHRFAPEKYACKDLRENFCRNPDGSEAPWCFTSRPGMRVAFCYQIRRCTDDVRPEDCYHGAGELYRGSVSKTHKGVTCQRWSAETPHKPQFTPTSVPHAQLEENFCRNPDGDSHGPWCYTTDPGTPFDYCALRRCDDDEPLSILEPPDQVLFEKCGKRVDQRHSKLRVVGGQPGNSPWTVSLRNRQGQHFCGGSLVKEQWVLTARQCFSSCHVPLTGYEVWLGTLFQNPQPGEPGLQRVPVAKVVCGPSGSQLVLLKLERPVALSQRVALICLPPERYVVPPGTKCEIAGWGETKGKSPVQGHGLLKARRPSLGSYPKALSLIPFTVGTGDNVVLNVASLNVISNQECNVKHRGRVRESEMCTEGLLAPVGACEGDYGGPLACFTHDCWVLEGIIIPNRVCARPHWPAIFTRVSVFADWIHKVMRLG is encoded by the exons ATGACCTGTAGGACATCTGAAAGGCCACTCCTGCCAGGGTCCCTGCTACCTGTCACTCCCACCTCCATTCAGGCCAGATGG GTGCTCCGGGGTACAGAGCTGCAACACCTGCTACATGGAGTGGGGCCCAGGTCTTGGCAAGAAGATGTGGCAGATGCTGAGGGGTGTGCAGGGCATTGTGTGCCCCTACTGGACTGCAG ggccttcCACTACAACGTGAGCAGCCATGGTTGCCAACTGCTGCCATGGACCCAGCACTCACCCCATACACGGCTGCAGCGTTCTGGGCACTGTGATCTCTTCCAAAAGAAAG ACTATGTGCGGACCTGCATCACGGACAATGGTGTCAAGTACCGGGGCACCGTGGCCATCACCACGGGTGGCCTACCCTGCCAGCACTGGAGCCACAGGTTCCCCAATGACCACAA GTACACGCCCACACTCCGTAATGGCTTGGAGGAGAACTTCTGCCGCAACCCCGACGGAGACCCGGGAGGTCCCTGGTGCTACACGACAGACCCTGCCGTGCGCTTCCAGAGCTGCGGCATCAAGTCCTGCCGGCAGG CCGCTTGCGTTTGGTGCAATGGCGAGGATTACCGCGGCGCAGTGGACCGCACCGAGTCAGGACGCGAGTGTCAGCGCTGGGACCTGCAGCGCCCGCACGCCCACCCCTTTGAGCCGGGCAA GTTCCTTGACAAAGATCTGGACGACAACTATTGCCGGAATCCGGACGGCTCGGAGCGGCCCTGGTGCTATACCACAGACCCGCAGATGGAGCGAGAGTTCTGCGACCTCCCCTTCTGCG GGTCCGAGGCACAGCCGCGCCAAGAGGACACCACGTTCAACTGCTTCCGCGGGAAGGGGGAGGGCTACCGGGGCACGGCCAACACCACCGCCGCGGGCGTGCCCTGCCAGCGCTGGGACGCGCAGAACCCGCATCAGCATCGCTTTGCGCCCGAGAAATACGCATGCAA GGACCTTCGGGAGAACTTCTGCCGTAACCCCGATGGCTCGGAGGCGCCCTGGTGCTTCACATCGCGGCCTGGCATGCGCGTGGCCTTCTGCTACCAGATCCGGCGCTGCACCGACGACGTGCGGCCTGAGG ACTGCTACCACGGCGCGGGGGAGCTGTATCGCGGCTCGGTCAGCAAGACCCACAAGGGTGTAACGTGCCAGCGCTGGTCCGCGGAGACGCCGCACAAGCCGCA GTTCACGCCCACCTCCGTGCCACACGCCCAGCTGGAAGAGAACTTCTGCCGGAACCCGGACGGGGATAGCCATGGGCCCTGGTGCTACACTACGGACCCGGGAACTCCATTCGACTACTGTGCACTGCGGCGCTGCG ATGATGACGAACCACTGTCCATCTTGGAGCCCCCAG ACCAGGTGCTGTTTGAGAAGTGTGGCAAGAGAGTGGATCAGCGGCACTCCAAGCTGCGTGTggtagggggccagcctgggaaCTCACCCTGGACAGTCAGCTTGCGCAACCG GCAGGGCCAGCATTTCTGCGGGGGGTCCCTAGTGAAGGAGCAGTGGGTACTGACCGCCCGGCAGTGCTTCTCCTCCTG CCATGTGCCTCTCACGGGCTATGAGGTGTGGCTGGGCACCCTATTCCAGAACCCGCAGCCGGGGGAGCCAGGCCTGCAGCGGGTCCCAGTGGCCAAGGTGGTGTGTGGGCCCTCAGGCTCCCAGCTTGTCTTGCTCAAGCTGGAGAG ACCTGTGGCCCTGAGCCAGCGCGTGGCCCTGATCTGCCTGCCTCCAGAGCGGTACGTGGTGCCTCCAGGCACCAAATGTGAGATTGCAGGCTGGGGTGAGACCAAAGGTAAGAGTCCAGTACAGGGGCATGGATTGCTAAAGGCCAGGAGGCCCAGCCTTGGGTCCTATCCAAAGGCCCTCTCTCTCATTCCCTTCACTGTAGGTACAGGGGACAATGTGGTCCTAAACGTAGCCTCGCTGAATGTCATCTCCAACCAGGAATGTAATGTCAAGCACCGAGGACGTGTACGCGAGAGTGAGATGTGCACTGAGGGACTGTTGGCCCCTGTGGGTGCCTGTGAG GGTGACTACGGGGGCCCGCTTGCCTGCTTTACCCATGACTGCTGGGTCCTGGAGGGAATTATAATCCCCAACCGAGTGTGCGCACGGCCCCACTGGCCAGCCATCTTCACGCGTGTCTCTGTGTTTGCGGACTGGATTCACAAGGTCATGCGGCTGGGCTAG
- the MST1 gene encoding hepatocyte growth factor-like protein isoform X8, which yields MRLWWVTVQPPARRMGWLPLLLLLTQCSGAPGQRSPLNDFQVLRGTELQHLLHGVGPRSWQEDVADAEGCAGHCVPLLDCRAFHYNVSSHGCQLLPWTQHSPHTRLQRSGHCDLFQKKDYVRTCITDNGVKYRGTVAITTGGLPCQHWSHRFPNDHKYTPTLRNGLEENFCRNPDGDPGGPWCYTTDPAVRFQSCGIKSCRQAACVWCNGEDYRGAVDRTESGRECQRWDLQRPHAHPFEPGSLTKIWTTTIAGIRTARSGPGAIPQTRRWSESSATSPSAGPRHSRAKRTPRSTASAGRGRATGARPTPPPRACPASAGTRRTRISIALRPRNTHANCYHGAGELYRGSVSKTHKGVTCQRWSAETPHKPQFTPTSVPHAQLEENFCRNPDGDSHGPWCYTTDPGTPFDYCALRRCDDDEPLSILEPPDQVLFEKCGKRVDQRHSKLRVVGGQPGNSPWTVSLRNRQGQHFCGGSLVKEQWVLTARQCFSSCHVPLTGYEVWLGTLFQNPQPGEPGLQRVPVAKVVCGPSGSQLVLLKLERPVALSQRVALICLPPERYVVPPGTKCEIAGWGETKGTGDNVVLNVASLNVISNQECNVKHRGRVRESEMCTEGLLAPVGACEGDYGGPLACFTHDCWVLEGIIIPNRVCARPHWPAIFTRVSVFADWIHKVMRLG from the exons ATGAGGCTGTGGTGGGTCACAGTGCAGCCTCCAGCCAGGAGGATGGGGtggctcccactcctgctgcttCTGACGCAGTGTTCAGGGGCCCCTG GGCAGCGCTCGCCCTTGAATGACTTCCAGGTGCTCCGGGGTACAGAGCTGCAACACCTGCTACATGGAGTGGGGCCCAGGTCTTGGCAAGAAGATGTGGCAGATGCTGAGGGGTGTGCAGGGCATTGTGTGCCCCTACTGGACTGCAG ggccttcCACTACAACGTGAGCAGCCATGGTTGCCAACTGCTGCCATGGACCCAGCACTCACCCCATACACGGCTGCAGCGTTCTGGGCACTGTGATCTCTTCCAAAAGAAAG ACTATGTGCGGACCTGCATCACGGACAATGGTGTCAAGTACCGGGGCACCGTGGCCATCACCACGGGTGGCCTACCCTGCCAGCACTGGAGCCACAGGTTCCCCAATGACCACAA GTACACGCCCACACTCCGTAATGGCTTGGAGGAGAACTTCTGCCGCAACCCCGACGGAGACCCGGGAGGTCCCTGGTGCTACACGACAGACCCTGCCGTGCGCTTCCAGAGCTGCGGCATCAAGTCCTGCCGGCAGG CCGCTTGCGTTTGGTGCAATGGCGAGGATTACCGCGGCGCAGTGGACCGCACCGAGTCAGGACGCGAGTGTCAGCGCTGGGACCTGCAGCGCCCGCACGCCCACCCCTTTGAGCCGG GTTCCTTGACAAAGATCTGGACGACAACTATTGCCGGAATCCGGACGGCTCGGAGCGGCCCTGGTGCTATACCACAGACCCGCAGATGGAGCGAGAGTTCTGCGACCTCCCCTTCTGCG GGTCCGAGGCACAGCCGCGCCAAGAGGACACCACGTTCAACTGCTTCCGCGGGAAGGGGGAGGGCTACCGGGGCACGGCCAACACCACCGCCGCGGGCGTGCCCTGCCAGCGCTGGGACGCGCAGAACCCGCATCAGCATCGCTTTGCGCCCGAGAAATACGCATGCAA ACTGCTACCACGGCGCGGGGGAGCTGTATCGCGGCTCGGTCAGCAAGACCCACAAGGGTGTAACGTGCCAGCGCTGGTCCGCGGAGACGCCGCACAAGCCGCA GTTCACGCCCACCTCCGTGCCACACGCCCAGCTGGAAGAGAACTTCTGCCGGAACCCGGACGGGGATAGCCATGGGCCCTGGTGCTACACTACGGACCCGGGAACTCCATTCGACTACTGTGCACTGCGGCGCTGCG ATGATGACGAACCACTGTCCATCTTGGAGCCCCCAG ACCAGGTGCTGTTTGAGAAGTGTGGCAAGAGAGTGGATCAGCGGCACTCCAAGCTGCGTGTggtagggggccagcctgggaaCTCACCCTGGACAGTCAGCTTGCGCAACCG GCAGGGCCAGCATTTCTGCGGGGGGTCCCTAGTGAAGGAGCAGTGGGTACTGACCGCCCGGCAGTGCTTCTCCTCCTG CCATGTGCCTCTCACGGGCTATGAGGTGTGGCTGGGCACCCTATTCCAGAACCCGCAGCCGGGGGAGCCAGGCCTGCAGCGGGTCCCAGTGGCCAAGGTGGTGTGTGGGCCCTCAGGCTCCCAGCTTGTCTTGCTCAAGCTGGAGAG ACCTGTGGCCCTGAGCCAGCGCGTGGCCCTGATCTGCCTGCCTCCAGAGCGGTACGTGGTGCCTCCAGGCACCAAATGTGAGATTGCAGGCTGGGGTGAGACCAAAG GTACAGGGGACAATGTGGTCCTAAACGTAGCCTCGCTGAATGTCATCTCCAACCAGGAATGTAATGTCAAGCACCGAGGACGTGTACGCGAGAGTGAGATGTGCACTGAGGGACTGTTGGCCCCTGTGGGTGCCTGTGAG GGTGACTACGGGGGCCCGCTTGCCTGCTTTACCCATGACTGCTGGGTCCTGGAGGGAATTATAATCCCCAACCGAGTGTGCGCACGGCCCCACTGGCCAGCCATCTTCACGCGTGTCTCTGTGTTTGCGGACTGGATTCACAAGGTCATGCGGCTGGGCTAG